The Labrus bergylta chromosome 23, fLabBer1.1, whole genome shotgun sequence genome includes the window catattttaaccaaaagctgctgcatgcaaaagagagaaagtgttttttacAAACTATCCAGTGAGTGTGTCATCATGATTTCACGtaatatgaaaaaaatctaattgggacaacctcagagcagataAAGCCTTGTGTCCCCCAAGAGTCCTTTGGCGACCCCAAAGGGGGACCTGGACCCCAAGTTGGGAACCGATGCTCTAACCTATCCCTGGCCTATCCCTGACTATTTtccacttttactttttttttttacacaatatcTATCAACAGAATAAAACCCCATCAGCCCATGAGGCAAGAAATCTAAGACTTCTAACCCACCACAGCAAACATTTATGGGAGTGAATATTTCTAGAGACGCTCTGATACACACATATCATTAGGATCATCCTCCAATATGATAAGGTCTTAAAAGCTGTAAAGCACATCTGAGAGTAAGCCTGTCTACGCACTCATACGATCCATCATTTAATAGCTTCAGAAAAAAGATGGACGGGGGTCAGGCACATTATCATgtgacaacaaaaaacaacaacagagcaaAGCTAGTGGAGATGGCAATGTCAGTAAACGCTAGCAAATATCAGCAAACAGGGCTTTTTCCATCAATATTATGTTGTACTTTTTAAGTCTATAGGTATTAAAGTTGGTATTGTAAATTAAACAGGAACATCTTTACTACTTTGACatctctgctctgtctgttGGTAATTGAACCAAACAATGATCAATCAAAATGATTACATTTTGACTGGCTTCAGAAACACCTAAAATATCACACTTAGCCTCCACGATATCACTCTGGGATTTCTAAATTTATACTTTTGCTtacaccacttttttttttttttttttgaggaacaCATGACCATATTCATTCTCCTATTAGCTCTTTTTGAGGTCATCACCATTTCCTGCGGTGAAATCCCTGCTTCTGTGGGCTGAATGCTCCACCACGTTTAGAAACTGCTTGAAGTTGTTCTGTTCTGCTTTTTAGAGCTTTGTTTCTGAAAACGCTGGAGGAGAAGGTGAAGGAAAACACAACAGGCGTTGGCTGCTTTGAAACCAAAGCAATCAAACCGACGGGGAAACGCTGAGTCTGATGTTGACTAATTCTAAGAGCTTAAAAATGAGCATGTTTTTAGTATATTATGAAAACACTGAATAGCTACTGACTTGAAATAAGGGGAAAATTCCTCTTTTAATTTGACCAAATCATTCATTACATTTGGTTATTCTCAGTCTCTCTGGTTTCGGCCATACTCTCTAGATCTACCGTTCTGCGACCTTCCTTTTTAAGGAGCAGAAACCGAGTAATGGAATTTCTGCACACGCTTGAGCCATGGGCCTGGACGGGATTTTGTGCTCATTTCCCCACCAAGCTGGAAAATGATGAAGCAACATTAAAAACTGTTAGCTCACAGCCGAGCCTTTCGTTCACTCTGACTCTGACGGTATTCAGATTGGCGTCCAGTGAACcagatccccccccccatcagctAAGCAAACACCACTCAGGCGCTTATAAGGAAGGCATTATGAAAGGCAGCTCACTATTTGAAGACCAAAGCTCGCAGCCTAAAACGGGGGACAGGGCTGAAATCTGACTATCAcctaaaaataaagtttaaagatttggacacaataaacaaacagtgatAAAGTCAGACGGTGTTTCCTCATCTTACTGAAGCgatttagggttagggttttctgaaataaatgtaGAGGGACTTTGCTGTGCTTTGGTTTCATTTGCCAAGATTGTGAGATCTCCTGCTCTAAGATTTCGGAATAACTGACAGACCTCAAACACAGATAACATATTCCCCATTGCCGACTGCTAACAGGTCTGCAGATTACTTTGACTTTATCTGCACAGGTAGATAAAACGTAGCCTACAGCAACAATATGACATGCGAGCAATAGTCATGTTAGCACGCTGAAGTTGATTATCGTGCCTGGCCcacaataaaacaattaaactCTGTATATGAATCGTCAAAGTTTCTGTAACTTTTCCCCCAGATGTTGGATTTCTCAGTTTAGTATGTTAACTGTGTAGttaatgtgtgaatgtggaattacacacacacacacacacacacacacacacacacacacacacacacacacacacacacacacacacacacacacacacacacacacacacacacacacacacacacacagagacttcagCTGGACACACTCCACCCTTCAAGTACTGTAAGTGACTGCACAGGAAACCCTTTCCGTCCTGAATGAAAGGGCTCAGTCATGACGCCCGAGAGAGGAATGGGGTGCTTTGCACTcacactcaaacatgcacagaaagcctgtaaacaaaaatgacaaaggatttggtagggctgggaaatatatggAGCTTTTcatatatatcgatatattttcaaacaagatatagggtaagacaatatagggtaagacaaaaacagcattaaaataacgttacagaggtgccaggtcacctttttctcatctcactgatgatgactgtctgtccctcttcaccctgctcctcctctctctcttttattgtatttaagcaacatttttattctataatattactttttaaattcacaaacaggtagtttatttttccgtgtgttttcactgttaataaaataaatatcgagtatcgccattcagctaaacaatatcgagatatgaCTTTTGGTCCATATCGTTGGGCAACTTTTCTGTTTACTTCAAGCTAAATAACTAATCCTTTCTGTCACCAACAGTCTCTTAATAGACACTTATAATATGTATTAATAACTCACTCATTGTCCAATCATTGTGCAGTATCATCTAGTAGACCTGTTTACTTTATATCTTTATTAGTAGTTAATAAGCAGTGATTGTTTTCTAGGGGTAGAGTCCTTcagaatatgttttaaaatgtaaagaaaaaaaggccaaaaacaAATTGATTACAAATATGTTCTGAGTGCATCTGAAGAAGGGTTGTGGCAATTTATAAAACAACTACAAGGGGTCGAAAAAAAAGTGTCCCAGACAGCCAAAGACTTATTTGTTTAATGATTAACATTATCATCCCGCGTTGACACTTCCTTGATACACCTGCACAGATGGTGTGTACCTGCATGGAGCATTAATGTGAACTTCTTCATGCCTGTAGTACCTCTCTGTTTGTGCAGCTATAGGTGCACTGTTGATGCCTGACCCACGACATCTTATACTACACAATATCCACCGTTACCATACAAACGAGTTCAAATAGTATGAGGTTGTTTCATATAAATATGTGGTTTGTTTCGAGGTGTTGTGTTAGCTAGCTAAAACTCCGCTGGCAGGGTCCATGACAGCCACAAATAAAAATCCCACagcataaaaataataaatattctaTATGAAATGAGGATCACTTACCTCCGTTTCCGGCTCCAGAGTAAATTATTGGCTTGCCGCCAGCCCCACAACCCAGAAGAAATAATTATAATTGTCTTTTCTTCTGTATTTTACTGCCTAATATTAAGGCAGCTGAAGGCTAGAGGCTCCCGTTACTCTTCAGGGGAACTTATCGGGCTGCACAGTAAACATCGCCAAATCAATGCCAAATCATGACAAAAGTCTCCTCCATTTGACACCAAGCGTGAGAGAAATAATTTCAAAATATTCAGCTGTCTCCATTTGTTCCGCCTGACCTCGAAAATCCGCGCTTCACCTCGTCTTTATCGCTATAAAATACCCAAATAAGCATCGCTGCTTCCTGGGGACCGTTGAGCTCATCAGACGCTCCGGCCACGCAACGGCGCAGGATTTTGATTGACGTCAGCCTGAGCCAATCACTGCAAGAGAAACGGCCTCATGGATTCACTAGGCCAATCATTTGTCCGATGTTCAAGCCAATGGCATGTGTGTCAGCCAATGGGAAGGTAGAACTCGCCCCGCAAGTGTTGTGTTCCAGGACGCAGGTTCATTTGGCTAGCAAGCATTTACAGCTATGAAAGAATATTATAGCTCTAGTAGTTTACAGCTCTGTTACGCAATTTCATTAGCAGTGTagataaaacacttttaaatagAACATTTATTATATCTATGCTCATGTGGAATCAtatgacacaaacagaaataataaCTGAGTTTACAAATTAATATCAAATGCCTTGTAAACCACAAGAGGGGTTTGAGGTCAATAAAAGGtcacattgaaataaaaactactattttcagattttaaattaaTGAGTCAATAACATGacactcaaagaaaaaaaaaagatttattaattatttattataataaaaaagtgaatatgGGACGGAATAAAAATAACAGCACAAGATTTATTCTCATACATCAACACGATGTCTTGGTCCTCTGCTGGAACAAGACGAGATGACTGCTGCTTGTTTGACAAAAGTAGTGAGATGGGATCATTGTTGAAACTACATGCTGCTGATTATATTTTCACATTCAAACATAAGACTGTAGAAATTCCAGTGGAAACTGACTCATTtcctctataaaaaaaaaaatcccagttGGGATAATTGGAAGTATAGTCAGCCTTTCATATAtctatactttttatttatttttggctaTATGGCAAAGGTCTGTAGGACAGGTACATGTGTATGCAGTAAATAACACCATCTCTTACTTTAAATTGTTGATAACAAAACTAATAGCTGATAactgtcactacaacaacacaCTTTTGTTGACCCAAACAAGGACCGGTCCAGGCCGGCAGGTGAAGCCTCTGGGACATGAATCTCCTTATTTGGAAGGTCTGAGTGCTTTTACTCACTTAGCCATGATgtcaacatacacacagagctgGGTGTACCCTGCTAACACGTCTGGGTGTGGTGTCCAGCAGACAAGGCTGCTTTTATATTTCTCACATCAATGGGTCCCACTGAGCTGTGACACAGCACCTATATTTAGATTTGAGCTATAAATGCTCAGGACTGCAGCCTAAGCTTCAGTCTGACATCAACTCAAACCACTGAAGCACATTTATCAAGACTGAGTGACAAAACCGggttttttctgacatttacAGTCCAACTTACATGTGTTTTCACCTGTTTTGACTGTTTGCtggggagacagaggaggaacaAGTCGTTTTAAATCAGACTTTAGATATGTCATATCAAATAAAACCTCATTAATGAGGCTCTGTTGTTAGTCTAAATTTTCTGGAAACACTCCCCTGTTCAACCAGGTCCTCTCAGGCtttataagatttattttggggctttttgattttgtatgatgttggatagagtaggaaatcaggagagagggtggggaagGACATGCAGGGAAAGAACCCCAGGTCAGACTTAAACCTGGGCCGTCTGCTTGAACGACTATCACCTCTGTATGTGGGGCGCatcctaaccgctaggccatctgtgccccACTTTTGGACCTTTAAAGGCAGACACAATCAGTACAGCCTATCCTTTGGCACTTCAAGAAAAGGTTATAGTAAGCCTTTGGtgtattaaaaacacagacatttgggaaagtaaatctttttttaagtgcCAGGGTTGCCCAAAAGAGCACTAAACACATCCAAAGCGCACaccaaaaaaacatctttgatttttctttttatctagAATATTCAAATTTTTCATACTGAATCTAAATTTGTCCTAAACAGTGAATCCCAAACGGTGGTAGGCCTATATGTATTTTGAGTTTAACTCAAGAACCCTGCTGAGCATCTGATTGGTCCAAATCTtttacttgaaccttaaaattGTCACTTAACTGTATTACATATGACAGTTACAACATTTTCCACATAATAttaaaagatgaagatgagctccttatcattttaatatttcagaaaTAGTGTCGGCATGTGCTTTGCAACTTAGGGATGCAGGATGTGTCCAGACATACCATGTAGGTTAAACTCAGGTTTTCAGAATTCGAGCAGAATAAAGATGCTTCTGGAAAGGAAACAACCCAAAAACCAGCTGAACGTCAAGTGACAAGGCTGGCCTTTACAACTCGACCTGAAACTCTACCAAATACAGATGAATTCATctagaaacaacattttattgttgtAGGTCAGATGGAtgattagtttttgttttactggtTTCTACACTGGGAAACGGTGTTTGGTATCCAGTTGTAATTGGTCTTTACAGTTTTCTATTCTAAGGTTCCCATTACGTTTATTTTTAGGTCTTCAGCTACTCACTTCCCTAATTTGTTGCTTTGCGTCAATGTTTCCCCAAGCTATTTTGACATTCCTTATGAAATCCCCTTATCCCTTAAATAAGAGATTAGTTCCTAAACATTTTAGAGTGTCAACTTAGTGTAAAACTTCTACTAATAGCCTAGACTTTTATTCACATAAGTCTATGAAATGATCCTGCCTTTATTTGGGGACAGACTTCGAactattttcaaacaaaacttgtgCAAAGAAAAGATGGGAAAGACAATAAAACTGTGTATTTACACCAAAAAGATTAGGTGACTTAACTGTGTACAAAATGAgacaataaataatcaaattaattaaatcagTAATTTGTTCTTGCTTTGTAAAACAGCTTGTAAGCCTGCAGTTCAGCATTATTGTGTCTTTCTTGGACATATATTATAgttcatcttcattttttaaccacAAACTATTTCGACACTAAATGCACAGAGGCCTCTGGCTAGAAAGAGAAACTGGACCTAAAATTGTGATgggctttttattttaagtcattaaTTACCAGTTAATAGTAAGAATGATGCAGGTCAAAGGGACGTTCCCTTAAACCCAGAAGTGAGATCGGATTGAAAATAAGATAATTAATATTCATACATTAGAAGCTTCATCCAAAGTCAGCTGGACTTGGTTGAACATCTTAAaaacgtttcacctctcctcagaaaggcttcttcagtccTACACAAACTGGTGGACGGAGCTAGACATTAAAGCCTCATTAGCAtcatcattagcatgctaatgatcagAGAGGGTTAGCTGAGTTGTTGTTAACCTTCCTGGTCATCTGTGGGTCGTTGGGGGTCACATGTCCCAAGGTGGGACTGGTACAGGGTCTCTGTAGATCCGTCCTCTAGTtggtttagaactgaagaagcctttcggagGAGAGGTGAAGTCTTCAAAATCTACAACTAGCTGCAGTCCAGTTGCCTTCacatttaccatgacctggaagactgagaacctacacagataATATTCATACACACAAGTTTTATGGATTTTATATGAGTttagtttttagtgttttttttttttacaaaagaagTATCCAGATGAGCTTTTCCCCCActaacatcaacaataaacatccTGCATGTTCCAGGATTAAAATGCTTGTAACTGTAAAGGATGTAGGAGAAAAAACTCTGTGAAACTAAACATCAGCGAACATAAAGCTACAAAAGGTTGGACCAAATGAGTTTGTTCAAGCTTTATTATGACAAACAagacttatttaatattaatgtACAATAAACTGAGCGGTTTTTAAACTGTGTTGAACATTGTTGGGAGGATGAAGATGCTCCACATGAAGATATCCACAAAAACAGACGTattcaatataaaacataaactgtacataGAACATAAAAAAGACAGTTTCGACATTTCTGCTTCAGTAGAGAGTTCCTCAAGGAAATCAGTGTTTCTGAAGATGACATCAAGCacgttcagttttttttttcagtgaattTGTCTCGAGGCCAGTGGCTGCTgtgcaacaaaaataaactgtttCATTGTTTAACTGTCTGGCAtctcacatttccttttcattcACTGTCAGCATATTTTTGAGTCTTCGGGGGCTAACAGCTGATGTCTGaggataaaaataaagaacacaATGACTGAAAGAGTCCAGAGCTGCATTATGTACATTGTGGGTCAGGATTCGGCTGGCGACGCCTGGGTTGGTGCTCCGTTGCGGGTGCGGAGCTGAGACTGGGCGATGTCAGCCAGGGCGCTCTGGATCTTCTCCAGCAGCATATCTCCGCGGTAAACCACCTCCTCCAGACGAGCTGCCGCGTCATGGTTCTCCTCTTCAAGCTGTCTCAGACTGGCCGCCTGGGGAGGGGTCACAGTCGGTCAGATACAGTCACAACGAAGGGTGTCAGAGGTCTTTTTTTTATGCATCAAGagaatgataaaatgtatttgttatcttcaaataaatgaaagacACATGTGCATGGGATAATACCTTTGAGCTTAATTTCTTACACAACCCAATAATGCATCTTTCTATGTTGTTAAAACTGAATGATTTAGGATAAGAGGTCcaaaatgtaaagttaaagTCAAACAGATGGAAAAACAAGGGAATACATCTGCTTAAACTATGATTCACATCAATCAGTGATTCCCtaaaaccatcatcatcgtcaCCAAAATCATCACTATCATTAAATGGGTAGATTGAATGGAGCTTGGTAGCTCgtaatttttgttttattgccaAAAATGgcatttttaatgttaattatgTATGAACTATTTCAGAGGCTATATCACAAAAACCATGACACATTAAATCTAAACTGTGAGGTTAGGTTGCACTCTAACTCAATGAGAAATTAATGTAAGCTTtacacacatcacactgatgAACAGTCGAGGTGAAAGAGCATCActtcatcaaattaaaaagattGCACAGATTACATAAAAGTCCATCCATATGATCACATACTGATGAAAACGGGATTCATTTCAAGTCTGTGGGTTCTGATCTATATACTGTATTTAACATATCATTGCATTATATTTTTAACTCTGTTGTCCAGCAGGGGTCATCTGATAAACTCTAGTAAATGAAACATTCTATATTCAGGGAGGAATCAACACAGAAAAAGATGCAAAGCCTCCTCTATCTTTTCACATAAACAATGAGATTAAATTaaagagaaagtaaagaaagtaaaataaatgtgtgataagtagttgtatttgtatttcaggGCTGTTTGGAGACTCCTGTTTGCCCTTCAACAACTGCAGTGCCCTTTAAAAATCCACACTAACTTCCAGGAGCCTCATTTAtgcatcaaaatgaaaaaaaacatttaggagTAAGGGAAAATTGATCTGGCTTCttccaaacaaacagaaacgCAGCGTCAAAAATGACAATAATGTGTGATTTTTGAGCTGTCAGTGTAGAAAGCAGCTAGCTCCCTCTGCTGACTGAAAGCTAGAAATTCAATCTGGCCCGTGGTGTAAATTCCTCCCTTTTAAAGCGTGTAGAGTGTGTAGTGTTTGTGGAGGTGCTGACCTGCAGGGCTGCCGTGGACTCTTCACTGGGCAGAGAGTCGATCAGCACATCCACATCTTTGGCTGTTCTGGCGATCAAGGCCGCAAATAACTGAGCGTATTCTAGACAGAGATGCAGATTTCAATGTTAATGTTACACATTAAGCATTTCTTTATCCTGTAAATCATTGGCATACAGATGGGACAAATCAATCAAGAACACACCCCCTGAAAAGTTAATGACTTacaaagaatttaaaaaggagATTAACCCAGTTCTCATGCTTGCTCCATTACCAAAGGTTATGATATCCCATTCAGATTCTAGCAGAATTCATCAACATGACATTCAGATACTTATGTGGATTATTCCTTTATGTGTGTCAGTGGAAAAAGTGATACAAACGATAGTATTTCTTTAGTCTCAGTTGGATTTTGGAGGTCTCCCAGAGAGAAATAAGGTTTACACTGTTGTCCTGCGTGAtgatttctattgtgttcagcaaagtctaccatgtgcagctgtgtcgctctttgcactcctactagctacagtacggtagttgagctctcagtcTACGGTGAAGGTTGTGATGTACAGACCCTCGACCCTCAAGTGAGGCCGCCAACTCCTGTggtcactctgactttatttgAGGAGTCTTTTAATCAAACCTAGACTCCACAAACTGTAtttattgaacttttttttttaccacagttTGCTTTAAATCAACCATCATGACGGagtaaagatgtttaaaaagtgcAGCTGCAAGCCTCGTCAGTGTTGGTATGTTTCCCAGCACagcttgcaatacacaatgaaattTTGACGGTGAGGTCTGTACTGACAGTAATGACGATGCGTGCCTCAGTATTTAACACCGGTATAAGAAGCAGCCAACTTTCTACATGAAAAACAAGTAtcaaaagtgtgtcttatacactgGATTTTACAGTATATTAAGATtggaattcttcttctttgttcatTAAATTGTGTTGTTGAAAATGATGCCAAAGAGCAGCTCATATCATAATCGTATGTTATTATACGACAAGTCACATCTGGCGTCTCCAATctataaaaaacatcaatagtAGACAGCTAAAGTAATCAAGTGAATTGTAGGAGGCAACGTGTATTAAAAGAGGAGATAGAGAGGTTAAAAGAAAGACAGGCGAACATATGTTCACCTTCTGTTGGGTTTGCAGGCTGATCTCTGTTGATGGCTGTCTGGATGTTACTGAAGGAGGCAGGAGGTGCACATTGCTGCAGGACGCCGATGGCATTGCAAAATTGATCTGCAAGCTGgacacaaaacaacaccatTTAGATTACATTCAGAATAACTCAACAACATCTTGAATCAATACAACGACATGGCACTGACATCCTCATAAATACACATTATGAAAAAAGGCACAGGTGCAGATTCAAAACATTAAGAATGAAAGGAGAAGATGATAAAATAATATTGACgataaaataaatgacttaaAGAGCTAGGGCTTTTCTTGTCATTTGTAttcttctttaatgtctttgcattttcatttttcacgaCTGTAACGTCTTTTAAGTCAGACAGAAAAATTACACAGAATTTGGGATACACCTTCTTGTACATGGATTTGTGTGAATACAattttcaaaacatgaaaataatgttAATCAAAATCCATTTTCTTAttgtttagggttagggttagtaaatataagtaataataataataataataagtaaatATGAGATCTATCTAACTTATCTAACTTATAAAACCTTTGTATGAAGCCGGTCATGTACAGGGAGAAGGCTCACTGTTGGCAAAGCCAGTCGGCCTACCGCTTGCAATTTCCTACGACTACTTCTGTTACAAGTAAGAAGACATCTAAAGgatcaaatgtttgaaatgttcagaACAACATAAAGCCAAACTTGCTCCTAAAACAGGCCCCTCTCTTACACAAAAGGTTAAATTATGAAgttatgtttttattctccTCAGTGGTGAAAACCATAAAACCTTTTGATTGTTcatacagtaaaatattttgGGCTGGTGTGTTTTAAATACTGATAACATTCATACATTTTCCTATAAGGATATAATTTATCATGTGACACACTGAATATAAACATTTCAGACATGGTTaagcttattattattattattattattattgaggGTAAATGTCATAAACATACTTGTAAACGGAAAAGCATCAACACCCCTATCTCTGTGTTACTATATCAAATAATACAAATCATTTTAATACATGGAAAAAAGAATAATAAGGCCATTAAACTTTATTCTGATATATTTAAGTATTTGCTCTTTTAATGTACATTTCTTTCTTgggatattttttatttgtagctgattgttgttgttgttttgttaattgttctattgtaatttattttccattaaTCCCACTACTGACTATCTGTAATGTTTAccctttcttgttttaaattaaattaaattaaagatagTTTAAAACAGGCCCCTCTCTGTTCCTCCGTGGACTACTCGGTGATAAAGCAATGTTTACGTTTCACTTTACAGAGTCACTTTACACATGGCTActtctttaaaatattaaacacactGAATTAAttctaaaaagtcaaaatgctGTCATAGTTGTGGCTTTAAAACTAATAAAACATGCCTTACCGAATTGACAGCGTCTTGCAATTGTGTTAACCTGTCCGCCATCTTTTCCGTTGTAACCCCGCTGTCCGTCGCGAGAATCTCCAACTCTCCAAGTATCGCCAACTCTCGCGGGATGTTACGTTGTTTCTGTAGCTTTGCTTTGCATTTCGCAAGGGGCTAGCGTTAGCCACTTAAATCCCCTCAAGACTCTTAGCAGCGTAAGATTTTAGTGTTTTATCGACGTTTTCAAACCTCACAACGgttcgttttctttttttaaacgtaaCAGAGTCGCATAGGAACCTCTACTTGTTGCTGCTTAATGGATACTTATTAGCcgggagctaatgttagctaccAAACATCAACAGGAAGTAACGGACGGGCTAATTCCAATGTCTTGCACTTTGAGTTCCCCAGGTACAAAAagtttattctttaaataaCTTCATAACTTTTATTTAGGAAGAACTCTGTTGAATGTCAGCCGGCCGCTTCTACCCCCCTGGTTTGTATTGTGAAGCTTGTTTATTCTTTTAGTGGGATTTGTAAATCAGCTAATATGTTAGCAAAGAACATGAATGTGTTTCTGGAGATTGATATTAATCCTCTTAGTGATCGAGccaaatatgtgtgtgagtcaaTTCCTTACGTTTATAACAGCTAAGATTCATATGGCGTAAAATGAACCAGCTAGTGTATTTCTTACTTTAGTGTAGAGTTAGCTCGAGTCAAATAGCTGACACTGCAGCTGTCATgtaaagacagaagaagagaagagtaGCTTCAGTAACCTGCTGTTTTATCATGTGCTCTAGTGAGTGTGGTCTCTTTTTGTGGTAATGCtaatttaataattatattttctACGGATGAACACACTGGGAGCTCTACTCTTCACTTGAGGTCAGTTGTGTAATGATCACCTGATTAGGTGTAATGTTCTTTAACTAATCCAGAGTATCACCTGAGATGAAAGCTTGATTAAAGTACACACTTGTCAATGGAAGTTGGTAGGACTGAGTTAGTTTCAGGATATTTCATTTAATTGTCTTTTATATCTTCCACCACATGACATACAATTagatataaaacattttttttacaggcttTCAAAGAAATGACTCAAGCAAATGAATAACATGACCACATTTGTTTATTACACTACTGGAATTTATGGATCTCTTAAAAGGCACTGGACTATGAACTAACCTGGTATTAGTTTCCTGGCATGTCTCCTAACTCTAAACAGAAACGCAATGTGATGATTAAGTAAAGAGTCCTCTTCTCTGACTTTCTTTTCCAAAATTCCCAGGCATGAATTGTACCATACAGAAGGTCCTGGCAGATGCCAAATCATTGGTGGAAAGGCTTCGTAACCATGACAACGCTGCTGAGATGTTAATTGAACAGACGACGTCGCTCAACAAGCGCGTTGAGGCCATGAAACAGGTATGATGTCTCGAGGTGTTGGTGGTGCCAATTAAACAAGACAGCTCTGTTTCCCACTAAta containing:
- the med21 gene encoding mediator of RNA polymerase II transcription subunit 21: MADRLTQLQDAVNSLADQFCNAIGVLQQCAPPASFSNIQTAINRDQPANPTEEYAQLFAALIARTAKDVDVLIDSLPSEESTAALQAASLRQLEEENHDAAARLEEVVYRGDMLLEKIQSALADIAQSQLRTRNGAPTQASPAES